One stretch of Microplitis mediator isolate UGA2020A chromosome 9, iyMicMedi2.1, whole genome shotgun sequence DNA includes these proteins:
- the LOC130674510 gene encoding uncharacterized protein LOC130674510: MYPVDHHYEGFSTWLQWVIHRGGSRTTLILGVMVGSLVGYINPTNALEVKDYVFLLAAGHLPPELIEARWFYEGALMTSGDFEVVMAPNREQIEILSVCLMETAEGLLRDWTRALMEID, from the exons atgtacccGGTTGACCATCACTACGAGGGCTTCTCGACCTGGCTGCAGTGGGTTATCCACCGTGGTGGTTCGAGG acgaCCCTGATCTTGGGGGTGATGGTGGGGAGTTTGGTCGGGTATATAAACCCGACCAACGCCCTTGAGGTCAAAGACTACGTTTTTTTGCTGGCTGCCGGGCATCTACCTCCGGAGCTCATAGAGGCCCGGTGGTTTTATGAGGGTGCCCTGATGACTTCCGGGGATTTCGAGGTGGTGATGGCGCCGAACCGTGAACAGATCGAGATCCTCTCGGTCTGCCTCATGGAGACGGCGGAGGGCCTCTTGAg agattGGACGCGGGCCTTGATGGAGATAGATTGA
- the LOC130675042 gene encoding probable serine/threonine-protein kinase clkA has product NNNNNNNNNNNNNNNNNNNNNNNNNNNNNNNNNNNNNNNNNNNNNNNNNNNNNNNNNNNNNNNNNNNNNNNNNNNNNNNNNNNNNNNNNNNNNNNNNNNNNNNNNNNNNNNNNNNNNNNNNNNNNNNNNNNNNNNNNNNNNNNNNNNNNNNNNNNNNNNNNNNNNNNNNNNNNNNNNNNNNNNNNNNNNNNNNNNNNNNNNNNNNNNNNNNNNNNNNNNNNNNNNNNNNNNNNNNNNNNNNNNNNNNNNNNNNNNNNNNNNNNNNNNNNNNNNNNNNNNNNNNNNNNNNNNNNNGCEDRCCCHDKFGQQQRPGLPAPSPASTLLLSDSDDDGSPPAPPPASPSPSPASPSPSQPLRCSHSEGENSPSDYDD; this is encoded by the exons aacaacaacaacaacaacaacaacaacaacaacaacaacaacaacaacaacaacaacaacaacaacaacaacaacaacaacaacaacaacaacaacaacaacaacaacaacaacaacaacaacaacaacaacaacaacaacaacaacaacaacaacaacaacaacaacaacaacaacaacaacaacaacaacaacaacaacaacaacaacaacaacaacaacaacaacaacaacaacaacaacaacaacaacaacaacaacaacaacaacaacaacaacaacaacaacaacaacaacaacaacaacaacaacaacaacaacaacaacaacaacaacaacaacaacaacaacaacaacaacaacaacaacaac aacaacaacaacaacaacaacaacaacaacaacaacaacaacaacaacaacaacaacaacaacaacaacaacaacaacaacaacaacaacaacaacaacaacaacaacaacaacaacaacaacaacaacaacaacaacaacaacaacaacaacaacaacaacaacaacaacaacaacaacaacaacaacaacaacaacaacaacaacaacaacaacaacaacaacaacaacaacaacaacaacaacaacaacaacaacaacaacaac aacaacaacaacaacaacaacaacaacaacaacaacaacaacaacaacaacaacaacaacaacaacaacaacaacaacaacaacaacaacaacaacaacaacaacaacaacaacaacaacaacaacaacaacaacaacaacaacaacaacaacaacaacaacaacaacaacaacaacaacaacaacaacaacaacaacaacaacaacaacaacaacaacaacaacaacaacaacaacaacaac GGTTGTGAAGATCGTTGTTGTTGCCACGACAAATTCGGACAGCAGCAAAGACCAGGCTTGCCAGCACCATCACCGGCCTCGACGTTGCTGTTGTCGGATTCAGATGACGATGGATCACCGCCAGCACCACCACCAGCATCACCTTCGCCATCACCAGCATCACCTTCGCCATCACAACCTTTGAGATGTTCACATTCAGAGGGTGAAAATTCACCATCTGATTATGATGATTga